In Hwangdonia lutea, a single window of DNA contains:
- a CDS encoding ABC-F family ATP-binding cassette domain-containing protein, with amino-acid sequence MNYLTVENISKSYGEVTLFKNLSFSIHKDQKIAFVAKNGTGKTSILNILSGDDQADSGNIIYRKDIKVSFLSQNPKFDNTLTVEETILASENPILKVISNYEKALLNPDDTEAYQSAFDAMERHQAWDFETLYKQILFKLKLEDLSQKVRTLSGGQKKRLALANALINKPDLLILDEPTNHLDLEMIEWLEDFFAKENLTLFMVTHDRYFLERVCNEIIELDEGQLYSYKGNYSYYLEKRDARIEREAVETGKAKQLFKKELAWMRRQPKARTTKSKSRIDDFADIKHRAHQRRNNHEVQLELNMERLGSKILEFHNVSKAYKDKVILDKFEYTFKKGERVGIIGKNGTGKTTFLNILTQTAQPDSGKVVKGDTVKFGYYTQDGITIKPEQKVIDVIREFGDYIPLKKGRQISAQQLLERFLFSRKKQYDFVEKLSGGERKRLYLCTVLIQNPNFLILDEPTNDLDIVTLNVLESFLLDFPGCIIVVSHDRYFMDKVVDHLFVFQGDGVIDDFPGNYTDYRVYEDSQPVISETTEVKKDNTAWKQNEASKLSFNEEKELRNIESKLNALAFDKKELENKFNNPDLSQDDINKLSGELQKLIDAIEAKEERWFELSSKLED; translated from the coding sequence TTGAATTATTTAACAGTAGAAAACATATCGAAATCTTACGGCGAGGTAACGCTTTTTAAAAACCTTTCTTTTAGTATCCACAAAGACCAAAAAATAGCTTTTGTTGCTAAAAATGGTACGGGAAAAACCTCCATTTTAAATATCCTTTCGGGCGATGACCAAGCCGATTCTGGCAACATTATTTACAGAAAGGACATTAAGGTTTCATTTCTCTCGCAAAACCCAAAATTTGATAACACTTTAACTGTTGAAGAAACTATTCTTGCGAGCGAAAATCCCATTTTAAAAGTGATATCGAATTACGAAAAAGCACTTTTAAATCCAGATGATACCGAAGCCTATCAATCCGCATTTGATGCCATGGAACGGCACCAAGCCTGGGATTTTGAAACCCTTTACAAGCAAATCCTTTTTAAATTAAAACTTGAAGATTTAAGTCAAAAAGTGCGTACCCTTTCCGGGGGACAAAAAAAGCGTTTAGCTTTGGCGAATGCTTTAATTAATAAACCCGATTTATTGATTTTAGATGAGCCCACCAACCATTTGGATTTAGAGATGATTGAGTGGCTTGAAGACTTTTTTGCCAAAGAAAACCTAACCCTTTTTATGGTAACGCATGATCGTTATTTTTTAGAACGTGTATGTAACGAAATTATAGAATTGGACGAAGGCCAACTTTACAGCTACAAAGGCAACTACTCCTATTATTTGGAAAAACGCGATGCCAGAATTGAGCGCGAAGCGGTTGAAACCGGAAAAGCCAAACAACTTTTTAAAAAAGAACTAGCGTGGATGCGCCGACAGCCCAAAGCGAGAACAACAAAATCGAAGTCCCGAATTGATGATTTTGCCGATATAAAACACCGCGCACACCAACGCAGAAACAATCATGAAGTACAACTGGAATTGAATATGGAGCGCTTGGGCAGCAAAATTCTGGAATTCCATAACGTATCAAAAGCCTATAAGGATAAAGTTATACTCGATAAATTTGAATACACCTTTAAAAAAGGCGAACGCGTTGGTATTATTGGTAAAAACGGCACCGGAAAAACCACGTTTTTAAATATTTTAACCCAAACGGCTCAACCCGATTCGGGTAAGGTTGTTAAAGGTGATACCGTAAAATTCGGGTATTATACACAAGACGGTATTACCATTAAACCCGAACAAAAGGTTATTGATGTGATTCGCGAATTTGGAGATTATATTCCGTTAAAAAAAGGACGACAAATTAGCGCACAACAACTGTTGGAACGCTTTTTATTCAGCCGAAAGAAGCAATACGATTTTGTTGAAAAACTAAGTGGTGGCGAACGCAAACGCCTCTATTTATGTACGGTTTTAATTCAGAATCCTAATTTTTTAATCCTCGATGAGCCTACCAACGATTTGGATATTGTAACCTTAAATGTGCTTGAAAGTTTTCTTTTGGATTTTCCCGGTTGCATTATTGTGGTATCGCACGATAGGTATTTTATGGATAAAGTGGTCGATCACCTTTTTGTTTTTCAGGGCGATGGCGTTATTGACGATTTTCCTGGAAATTATACCGATTATCGTGTTTATGAAGATAGCCAACCCGTAATTTCTGAAACCACCGAAGTTAAAAAAGACAATACCGCTTGGAAACAAAACGAAGCTTCAAAACTATCATTTAACGAAGAAAAAGAACTGCGGAACATTGAAAGCAAACTAAATGCATTGGCTTTTGATAAAAAGGAATTGGAAAACAAATTCAATAATCCGGATTTATCGCAAGATGATATTAATAAACTGTCGGGCGAGCTTCAAAAATTAATTGACGCTATTGAAGCCAAAGAGGAACGTTGGTTTGAGTTATCTTCTAAATTAGAAGATTAG
- a CDS encoding O-methyltransferase has protein sequence MLYQIKQYIKFLLKSTNQHGVHSPFVYNLVTKCFYDSTNYPAYKHILNYKKELLKNKTNIKVTDLGAGSQILKHTKRHVSDMAKNAGTTYKRAKLLHRLVRYFEFDNILELGTSLGIATQAMHLAKPKANITTIEGCPNISEFTIKNFEKHILKEHSRNINFINDNFDNAIKNLKSKTFDLIFFDGNHQKEATLQYFETLIETAHNDSVFIFDDIYWSKSMTEAWETIKHHPKVTVTIDTFFWGFVFFRKEQVKEHFVIRV, from the coding sequence ATGCTTTACCAAATAAAACAATACATAAAATTCCTTTTAAAATCCACCAATCAACACGGTGTGCACTCGCCTTTTGTGTATAATTTGGTGACAAAATGTTTTTACGATAGCACCAATTACCCAGCTTATAAGCACATTTTAAACTACAAAAAAGAACTTCTTAAAAACAAAACCAACATTAAAGTAACCGATTTAGGAGCTGGTTCTCAAATTTTAAAACATACAAAAAGACATGTTTCCGACATGGCTAAAAACGCGGGCACCACCTATAAAAGAGCTAAACTTTTACACCGATTGGTACGTTATTTTGAATTTGATAATATTTTAGAACTCGGCACCTCATTAGGCATTGCCACACAAGCGATGCACTTAGCAAAACCGAAAGCAAACATTACAACTATTGAAGGTTGCCCGAATATTTCTGAGTTTACTATAAAGAATTTTGAAAAACACATACTGAAAGAGCATAGTCGAAATATCAATTTTATAAACGATAATTTTGATAATGCTATAAAAAATCTAAAATCCAAAACCTTTGACCTCATTTTCTTTGATGGCAACCACCAAAAAGAAGCGACTTTACAGTATTTTGAAACTTTAATTGAAACCGCACACAACGATTCTGTTTTTATTTTTGATGATATTTATTGGAGTAAATCCATGACCGAAGCTTGGGAAACCATAAAACACCACCCCAAAGTAACCGTAACGATTGACACCTTTTTCTGGGGTTTTGTTTTTTTTAGGAAAGAACAGGTTAAAGAACATTTTGTAATAAGAGTTTAG
- a CDS encoding cob(I)yrinic acid a,c-diamide adenosyltransferase, producing the protein MKIYTKTGDKGTTALFGGTRVPKHHIRIESYGTIDELNSHLGLIRDQDINEHYKEVLMHVQDRLFTIGAILATDPEKAILKSGKERLNIEKISTENIERLEQEMDTMNEALPPMTHFVLPGGHQTVSFCHIARCVCRRAERLASALNDLEPFEANALTYLNRLSDYLFVLARKLSFDLQANEVKWIPEKT; encoded by the coding sequence ATGAAGATTTACACCAAAACAGGCGACAAAGGTACCACGGCATTATTTGGCGGTACGCGCGTACCCAAACACCATATTCGGATTGAAAGCTACGGAACGATTGATGAACTCAACTCGCATTTAGGCTTAATTCGCGATCAAGATATAAATGAGCATTACAAAGAAGTATTAATGCACGTACAAGACAGATTATTTACCATTGGCGCTATTTTGGCCACCGACCCCGAAAAGGCCATTTTAAAAAGCGGTAAAGAACGCTTGAATATCGAAAAAATTTCTACTGAAAATATTGAGCGTTTAGAACAGGAAATGGACACGATGAACGAAGCATTACCACCAATGACGCATTTTGTGCTTCCGGGCGGACATCAAACCGTGTCATTCTGTCATATTGCACGCTGTGTGTGCCGTAGGGCCGAACGTTTGGCCTCGGCACTTAACGATTTGGAACCTTTTGAGGCCAATGCCTTAACATACTTAAACCGGCTATCTGACTATTTGTTTGTGTTGGCACGAAAGTTGTCGTTTGACTTGCAAGCAAATGAAGTGAAATGGATTCCTGAGAAAACGTGA
- a CDS encoding DUF2795 domain-containing protein produces MYWTLELASYLSDAPWPATKDELIDYAIRTGAPLEVVENLQSIEDEGDSYDSIEEIWSDYPTDEDYLWNEDEY; encoded by the coding sequence ATGTATTGGACTTTAGAATTGGCATCGTATTTAAGTGATGCACCTTGGCCAGCAACCAAAGATGAATTGATAGATTACGCAATTAGAACTGGCGCACCGCTGGAAGTTGTTGAAAATTTACAGTCGATTGAGGACGAAGGTGACTCGTATGATTCGATTGAAGAAATCTGGTCTGATTATCCAACGGATGAGGATTATCTTTGGAATGAAGATGAATATTAA
- the secA gene encoding preprotein translocase subunit SecA, which produces MSFLDSVLKMFVGDKSKQDVKALMPIVEKVKTFEAALEALSHDELRAKTAEFKGIIAETRKPFNDKKEALLKEAEATEDIDRREDIYQEVDKIEDESYEAVENTLNDILPEAFAVVKETAKRFMNNTSITVNANEFDRSLSGDKTYVTLDGDHAIWANSWDAAGKPITWDMVHYDVQLIGGVALHQGKIAEMQTGEGKTLVATLPVYLNALTGKGVHLVTVNDYLAKRDSAWMAPIFEFHGLSVDCIDYHQPNSAARIKAYNADITYGTNNEFGFDYLRDNMAHSPDDLVQRPHHYAIVDEVDSVLVDDARTPLIISGPIPQGEHHEFNELKPKVDDIVSVQRKYLTGVLAEAKKLIKAGDTKEGGFQLLRVYRGIPKNKALIKFLSEEGVKQLLQKTENFYMQDNNREMPKVDAELYYVIEEKNNQIELTDKGIEYLSGKDNPDFFIMPEIGIEIAKIEEQGLSAEEEANLKEELFKEFGVKSERIHTLNQLLKAYALFEKDTQYVVMDNKVMIVDEQTGRIMDGRRYSDGLHQAIEAKENVKIEDATQTFATVTLQNYFRMYRKLSGMTGTAVTEAGEFWEIYKLDVVEIPTNRPIARDDKEDLVYKTKREKYNAVIDDVTKLSEAGRPVLIGTTSVEISELLGKMLSIRKISHNVLNAKQHKKEAEIVDQAGRPGQVTIATNMAGRGTDIKLSDEVKAAGGLAIVGTERHDSRRVDRQLRGRAGRQGDPGSSQFYVSLEDNLMRLFGSERIAKMMDRMGLKEGEVIQHSMISKSIERAQKKVEENNFGVRKRLLEYDDVMNAQREVVYKRRHHALFGERLRVDLANMIFDTSEGIAETNKGANDYKNFEFELIRYFSMSSPISEEEFGKLSAQEITSKIYNAAFDNYKEKMARNADIAFPVIKNVYETQRDKFKRIVVPFTDGVKSLNVVTDLEKAYESGGKQLITDFEKNITLAIIDDAWKTHLRKMDELKQSVQLAVHEQKDPLLIYKFEAFELFKAMIDQVNKDVISFLFKGELPQETQDTIQEARARKQEKLNIQKDEIPNLDERSAQNRAAGNTQRQQEVVETIVRDRPKIGRNDRVTIKHVLNGENKTLKYKQAEPLIAKGDWVLVED; this is translated from the coding sequence ATGAGTTTTTTAGATTCTGTACTAAAAATGTTTGTTGGCGATAAATCCAAACAAGATGTAAAGGCTTTAATGCCCATCGTTGAAAAAGTTAAAACTTTTGAAGCGGCTCTGGAAGCCTTATCGCACGACGAACTAAGAGCTAAAACAGCCGAATTTAAAGGGATTATTGCCGAAACGCGCAAACCTTTTAACGATAAAAAAGAAGCCCTTTTAAAAGAAGCCGAAGCTACCGAAGATATTGATAGACGCGAAGATATTTACCAAGAGGTTGATAAAATTGAAGACGAATCTTACGAAGCTGTTGAAAACACCTTAAACGATATTTTACCCGAAGCTTTTGCCGTGGTTAAAGAAACCGCAAAACGCTTTATGAACAACACAAGCATTACAGTAAATGCCAATGAGTTCGACAGAAGTTTATCGGGCGATAAAACCTATGTAACGCTTGATGGCGATCATGCCATTTGGGCAAATTCTTGGGATGCCGCCGGAAAACCCATTACTTGGGATATGGTGCACTACGATGTGCAGCTAATTGGTGGTGTGGCACTGCACCAAGGTAAAATTGCCGAAATGCAAACCGGTGAAGGTAAAACCTTGGTAGCAACATTGCCGGTGTACTTAAACGCACTTACCGGAAAAGGGGTGCATTTGGTAACGGTAAACGATTATTTGGCAAAACGTGACAGCGCGTGGATGGCTCCTATTTTTGAGTTTCATGGGTTAAGCGTCGATTGTATTGATTATCATCAACCAAACTCCGCAGCACGTATAAAAGCCTATAACGCCGATATTACTTACGGTACCAACAACGAATTTGGTTTCGATTATTTACGTGATAATATGGCACATTCGCCAGATGATTTGGTACAGCGTCCGCACCACTACGCCATTGTTGATGAGGTGGATTCGGTTTTAGTGGATGATGCACGAACACCATTGATTATTTCTGGTCCCATTCCACAAGGTGAACACCACGAGTTTAACGAATTGAAACCAAAAGTTGACGATATTGTTTCGGTACAGCGCAAATATTTAACGGGCGTTTTGGCCGAGGCTAAAAAACTCATTAAAGCGGGCGACACTAAAGAAGGTGGGTTTCAGCTGTTACGTGTGTATCGCGGTATTCCAAAAAACAAAGCCCTTATTAAGTTTTTATCTGAAGAAGGTGTAAAACAACTGCTTCAAAAAACCGAAAACTTTTATATGCAGGACAACAACCGCGAAATGCCAAAGGTTGATGCCGAATTGTACTATGTTATTGAAGAAAAAAACAATCAAATTGAGTTAACCGATAAAGGGATTGAATACCTTTCTGGAAAAGATAACCCAGACTTTTTCATCATGCCGGAAATTGGTATTGAAATTGCTAAAATTGAAGAACAAGGCTTGTCGGCTGAAGAAGAAGCCAACCTTAAAGAAGAATTATTCAAGGAATTCGGGGTAAAATCGGAGCGTATTCACACTTTAAATCAGCTTTTAAAAGCTTATGCTTTATTTGAAAAAGACACCCAATACGTGGTGATGGACAATAAAGTAATGATTGTTGACGAGCAAACGGGTCGTATTATGGATGGGCGCCGTTATTCTGACGGATTGCACCAAGCCATTGAAGCCAAAGAAAACGTAAAAATTGAAGATGCCACCCAAACCTTTGCTACGGTAACCCTTCAAAATTACTTTAGAATGTACCGCAAACTGTCGGGTATGACGGGTACTGCGGTTACAGAAGCTGGTGAATTCTGGGAAATCTATAAATTGGATGTGGTTGAAATACCAACAAACCGCCCCATTGCCAGAGACGATAAAGAAGATTTGGTTTATAAAACCAAACGCGAAAAATACAACGCGGTTATTGATGATGTTACAAAATTATCAGAGGCTGGTCGTCCGGTTTTAATAGGAACCACCTCGGTTGAAATTTCCGAATTACTTGGTAAAATGTTGAGTATTCGCAAAATATCGCACAATGTATTAAATGCAAAACAGCACAAAAAAGAGGCCGAAATTGTAGATCAGGCAGGCCGACCCGGACAAGTAACCATAGCCACCAATATGGCGGGTCGTGGTACCGATATTAAGTTAAGCGATGAAGTTAAAGCAGCCGGAGGTTTAGCCATTGTGGGCACCGAGCGCCATGATTCACGTCGTGTAGACCGCCAGTTGCGTGGTCGTGCCGGTCGTCAAGGAGACCCGGGAAGCTCGCAATTTTACGTATCGTTGGAAGATAATTTAATGCGTTTATTTGGAAGTGAACGTATTGCCAAAATGATGGACCGCATGGGATTAAAAGAAGGCGAAGTGATTCAGCATTCCATGATTTCAAAATCCATTGAGCGTGCCCAGAAAAAAGTTGAGGAAAATAACTTTGGTGTTCGTAAGCGCTTGTTGGAATACGATGATGTTATGAACGCCCAACGTGAAGTGGTTTACAAACGTCGCCACCACGCGTTATTTGGTGAGCGCTTGCGCGTAGATTTAGCCAACATGATTTTTGATACTTCGGAAGGTATTGCCGAAACCAATAAAGGCGCCAACGATTATAAGAATTTCGAGTTTGAATTGATTCGTTATTTCTCCATGAGTTCGCCTATTTCTGAAGAAGAATTCGGAAAGCTTTCGGCACAGGAAATCACCTCGAAAATATACAATGCCGCTTTTGATAATTACAAGGAAAAAATGGCTCGAAATGCCGATATTGCTTTCCCAGTTATTAAAAATGTTTACGAAACGCAGCGTGATAAATTCAAACGTATTGTAGTGCCGTTTACCGATGGCGTAAAAAGCCTAAACGTGGTAACCGATTTGGAGAAAGCCTACGAATCTGGCGGAAAACAATTAATTACCGATTTTGAGAAAAACATCACACTCGCCATTATCGACGATGCTTGGAAAACCCATTTACGTAAAATGGACGAATTAAAACAATCGGTACAGTTGGCGGTTCACGAACAAAAAGACCCCTTATTAATTTACAAATTTGAGGCCTTTGAGTTGTTTAAAGCGATGATTGACCAAGTGAATAAAGATGTGATTTCATTCTTATTTAAAGGGGAATTGCCTCAAGAAACACAAGACACCATTCAAGAAGCGCGAGCCCGTAAACAGGAAAAACTAAATATCCAAAAAGACGAGATTCCTAATTTAGACGAGCGTTCTGCGCAAAACAGAGCGGCAGGAAATACGCAGCGCCAACAGGAAGTGGTTGAAACCATTGTTCGGGACCGACCAAAAATTGGGCGTAACGACCGTGTTACCATCAAACATGTATTAAATGGTGAAAACAAAACCTTAAAGTACAAACAAGCCGAACCTTTAATTGCCAAAGGCGATTGGGTTTTAGTTGAAGATTAA
- a CDS encoding YybH family protein gives MKTKLAFTLILIFGILITGCKQEEQKIEVEEVKIDLINDAFPEAKQEVKKTMDSIAKSAQDGNIDKLISFHAYSPKFTEFKDGQPRNDGEANEKYERHVFGSVSEILKFDMNDMKIAVYGDVANVTLHTDFHLKFGEDLVVVNEQMTLLLVKTKTGWRIVHEHHSPLKKEENE, from the coding sequence ATGAAAACAAAATTAGCATTTACATTGATTTTAATTTTTGGAATTTTAATCACAGGATGTAAACAGGAAGAACAAAAAATTGAAGTTGAAGAAGTAAAAATTGACCTTATAAATGATGCCTTTCCCGAAGCAAAACAAGAGGTAAAGAAAACCATGGACAGTATTGCCAAAAGTGCGCAAGATGGCAACATTGATAAGTTAATCTCTTTCCATGCTTACAGCCCAAAGTTTACTGAATTTAAAGATGGACAGCCCCGAAATGACGGCGAAGCAAACGAAAAATACGAACGCCATGTTTTTGGTTCTGTATCAGAAATATTAAAGTTTGATATGAACGATATGAAAATAGCGGTTTACGGCGACGTTGCAAATGTAACGCTACATACAGATTTTCACTTAAAATTTGGAGAAGATCTCGTGGTGGTTAACGAACAAATGACCTTGTTACTTGTAAAAACTAAAACTGGTTGGAGAATAGTACATGAACATCATTCACCTTTAAAAAAGGAAGAAAACGAATAA
- a CDS encoding RNA polymerase sigma factor codes for MFKVDIIEQCKQNNRKAQLQLYNQYCDGMYIVAHRFLKNANDAEDVVQEAFIKAFSKLHQYKAEVTFGAWLKRIVVNKSIDFLKSKKQKLVALDEVHLKVVDAHNDDKWLVDDAITLKDVKLAINNLPDKYQYVVMLYLIEGYDHQEISEILNITEVASRTQLFRGKAKLQELLTLKKNGTRH; via the coding sequence ATGTTTAAAGTTGACATTATTGAACAATGTAAACAAAACAACCGGAAAGCCCAATTGCAGTTATACAACCAGTACTGCGACGGGATGTATATTGTGGCCCACCGTTTTTTAAAAAATGCTAATGATGCCGAAGATGTGGTGCAGGAAGCCTTTATTAAAGCGTTTTCTAAACTGCACCAATACAAGGCTGAAGTTACTTTTGGCGCCTGGTTAAAACGCATTGTTGTTAATAAAAGCATTGATTTTTTGAAGTCTAAAAAGCAAAAACTTGTGGCATTGGACGAGGTGCACCTAAAAGTGGTTGATGCCCATAATGACGACAAATGGTTGGTAGACGATGCCATTACATTAAAGGATGTAAAATTGGCGATAAATAATTTACCGGATAAATACCAATATGTGGTGATGCTGTATTTGATTGAGGGTTACGACCATCAGGAAATATCGGAGATTTTAAATATTACCGAAGTGGCATCGCGCACCCAGTTATTTAGAGGTAAAGCAAAATTACAAGAACTGTTAACACTTAAAAAAAATGGCACGAGACATTAG
- a CDS encoding DUF2911 domain-containing protein — MNTFLKRVLILLSIIALGLFAYTFITQRPSPKDSVKFELNDLELKVVYNRPSKRNREIFGALVPYNQVWRTGANEATTFETNKNLEVAGIPLATGKYTLWTVPKDSVWTVIFNSKQYPWGVTNEMKPYWDPNYDVLNVDIPVTKLDTTVEQFTIAFDNSTDNLFLTMAWDDVKIAVPLK; from the coding sequence ATGAACACCTTTTTAAAACGCGTTTTAATACTATTATCCATAATAGCTCTAGGCCTTTTTGCTTATACTTTTATTACCCAACGTCCAAGTCCAAAAGACTCCGTTAAATTTGAGCTTAATGATTTAGAACTAAAGGTGGTTTACAACAGGCCTAGTAAAAGAAATAGAGAGATATTCGGTGCCTTAGTCCCTTATAATCAAGTATGGCGAACCGGTGCCAACGAAGCAACCACTTTTGAAACCAATAAAAATTTAGAAGTTGCTGGTATTCCCTTAGCTACTGGAAAATATACCCTTTGGACCGTGCCTAAAGATTCTGTTTGGACGGTAATATTCAACTCCAAGCAATACCCTTGGGGTGTTACCAACGAAATGAAACCATACTGGGACCCCAATTACGATGTGCTGAATGTGGATATCCCGGTTACAAAATTAGACACTACCGTCGAGCAATTTACCATTGCTTTCGATAATTCGACAGATAATTTGTTTTTAACCATGGCTTGGGACGACGTAAAAATTGCTGTGCCGCTTAAATAA
- the meaB gene encoding methylmalonyl Co-A mutase-associated GTPase MeaB has product MAKGKKSALKENEGISQSEITNAASIKNIKKKRNAKINPKTLVAAILKKDITALSRAITLVESTNADHFPIAHSIIKQCLPHANNSIRIGITGVPGVGKSTFIETFGKHLTARGKRVAVLAIDPSSSLTKGSILGDKTRMDALVKDENAYIRPSASGKSLGGVARKTRESIILCEAAGFDVIIIETVGVGQSETTVHSMVDFFLLLKLAGAGDELQGIKRGIIEMADTIAINKADGDNLKQAKIAKVEFNRALHLYPQKASNWQPKVMLCSALKNEGIDDIWKLVLEYIETTTKNHYFDKKRKEQNKFWLIQTIEDQLKSEFFNRPDIKKELATQLHLIDNNKTTPFAAAYYLLNLTH; this is encoded by the coding sequence GTGGCAAAAGGAAAAAAATCAGCTTTAAAAGAAAACGAAGGTATTTCGCAGTCCGAAATCACCAATGCGGCCTCAATTAAAAATATTAAAAAGAAACGCAACGCTAAAATAAATCCAAAAACTTTAGTAGCAGCCATCTTAAAAAAAGATATTACGGCCCTGAGCAGAGCCATTACTTTGGTTGAAAGCACAAACGCCGACCACTTCCCTATTGCCCATAGCATTATAAAGCAATGTTTGCCACATGCCAACAACTCCATTAGAATTGGTATTACCGGTGTTCCCGGAGTTGGAAAAAGCACCTTTATTGAAACCTTCGGAAAACACTTAACCGCTCGAGGAAAACGCGTTGCTGTTTTAGCCATCGACCCCAGTAGTTCGCTTACAAAAGGCAGTATATTGGGCGATAAAACCCGAATGGACGCCTTGGTTAAAGACGAAAATGCCTATATCCGTCCGTCAGCTTCGGGGAAATCGCTTGGTGGCGTTGCTAGAAAAACACGAGAAAGCATCATTTTATGCGAAGCCGCCGGTTTTGATGTGATTATTATTGAAACCGTTGGTGTTGGGCAAAGTGAAACTACCGTGCACAGTATGGTCGATTTCTTTTTATTGTTAAAATTAGCTGGTGCTGGCGACGAACTGCAAGGCATTAAGCGCGGTATCATAGAAATGGCCGATACTATTGCTATAAATAAAGCCGATGGCGATAATTTAAAGCAAGCAAAAATTGCAAAGGTAGAATTTAACAGAGCGCTTCACCTCTATCCGCAAAAAGCTTCAAATTGGCAACCTAAAGTGATGCTGTGCAGCGCATTGAAAAATGAAGGTATCGACGACATTTGGAAGCTTGTTTTGGAATATATTGAAACCACTACCAAAAACCATTATTTCGACAAAAAAAGAAAGGAACAAAATAAATTTTGGCTCATCCAAACTATCGAGGATCAACTAAAATCAGAATTTTTTAACCGACCCGATATCAAAAAGGAATTGGCCACCCAACTGCATTTAATAGACAATAATAAAACCACGCCTTTTGCAGCGGCTTATTATTTGCTAAACCTTACGCATTAA
- a CDS encoding phosphatase PAP2 family protein, whose translation MMDKLLEYDTELFLFLNNLGAEPWDNLWLIITNKLASIPLYAVLLFLLYKKFGAKSLLVFAVVAALMITFTDQITNVFKRTFERPRPCGEADLIDQMRFIAVRCGKYGFFSGHASNSIAVAVFAGLMLKPYYKNLIFILLFWSALLAFSRIYVGVHYPLDLLCGLTFGAMSGFLFYKLAKYLLNRFVLPKDINA comes from the coding sequence ATGATGGATAAACTTTTAGAATACGATACCGAACTCTTTTTGTTTTTAAATAATTTAGGAGCTGAGCCTTGGGATAATTTATGGTTAATCATTACCAACAAATTAGCGTCCATTCCGCTTTATGCCGTATTGCTATTTCTCCTCTATAAGAAATTTGGAGCAAAATCTTTATTGGTTTTTGCGGTTGTAGCGGCCTTAATGATAACATTTACCGACCAAATAACGAATGTTTTTAAACGTACTTTCGAGCGTCCGCGACCTTGTGGCGAAGCCGATTTAATAGACCAAATGCGATTTATTGCCGTGCGTTGTGGGAAGTATGGCTTTTTCTCTGGGCATGCATCAAATTCTATAGCTGTTGCTGTGTTTGCAGGATTAATGCTTAAACCATATTATAAAAACCTTATTTTTATTTTACTGTTTTGGAGTGCTCTTTTGGCTTTTAGCAGAATTTATGTTGGTGTTCATTATCCGTTGGATCTTTTATGCGGATTGACTTTTGGTGCCATGTCAGGATTTTTGTTTTACAAACTGGCAAAATACCTTTTAAATAGATTTGTATTGCCCAAAGATATTAATGCGTAA